TCGCATCGCAATGCCTATTGTATCAGCTTGGCCTTTCATAAGTGGAGACAGAATAAAGCGTCCATAATAAAGGCGCTTACTGTCTACTCTTGATTCAACACACTTCCACTGTAGTGTTCGAGTAGATACTCTAATTTTCTCTCGAACCATAGTAATCAATTCTTTTTTTCAAATCCTTGAattgtttatttcttttgtcTTGAAATTTATTctatgttttctatttttatcttttgttttacATTACACACGTCGTTTTTTAGGGGACCTACACCCATTATGTGGCATAGGGGTTACATCCCGTATAAAATTTAAGAGTATGCCACTTCTACGAATAGCTCTTAATGCCGCATCTCTTCCGAGACCGGGACCCTTTATCATGACTTCTGCTCGTTGCATGCCTTGATTCGCTACTGTTCGAATAACATTTCCTGCTGCGGTTTGGGCGGCAAATGGTGTTCCCCTTCGCGTACCTTTGAATCCACAAGTACCTGCGGAGGACCACGAAATTACCCGACCCCGTACATCGGTAACAGTGACAATGGTATTGTTGAAACTAGCTTGAACATGAATAACGCCCTTTGGTATTTTACGAGCATGTTTACGTGAACCAATACGTCCATTTTTACGCGAACCAATTTTGGGTATAGGTTTTGCCATatcttattatctttttattatttcataattATTATCTCATAACCTAAAAGGAAGTCTGAGATGTATGGATATATTCATTTCATGTCAAAAAAACAGATGTTTTactatatttcttttttttaattagaaacTAGAATTAATATTCTCAAAATTGGCATTCTATTTGTGTTAATATACAACTAACAAAAATAGAATTTCCAATTTTAGATCCCCAAAATCTCTCTATCTAATATCtcttttttatattgtattcTATTAGAATAGTTctaatctatatatatataatcattgatatatattatatatataagaaaatttCGAAATATTCGAAATAGAATTTCTATATTCATtcaataatttgaaattttcacatattcaaaaatattaatatataatcaaTATTACTATAAAATCATATCATATATAATAGAGAATATTATATAATTTCTAAGTTTTCATGTAAaaaaaagtttgaatttcaatatctatatctttttttattttttttttatttgcgCACCCAGTCCTTTATAATTCAAAGCCCTCTCTTGTGGCTTTTGTGGAAATATTATCCTTATCCTTGTCTTTGTTTATGTCTTGGATTGGAACAAATTACTAGAATTCTACCTCGTCTACGGATCAATCTACATTTTTCACAAATTTTACGAACAGAGGCCCGTATTTTCATATTTATCATTCCTTCAACTTAATCTCGGATCCATTTTAATGGAAGAAAATAAGGTTTCCTTCAATTTTTAACTTCTATTCTAATCGTACCCCTCAAAACCAATAATATTGAAGTTAAAAAAAAGTCTAATTAAAGAATTTATACttgcattttttatttctctgtggTAGAAATATAGTACTTAGTCTATTTATAAAGTAGAACATTTTTATCagtctcttttttttatttaatgaataatgataTCTTCTTTATATTGCTATTTTCGATTATTCCAATAATAAAATTTcgaaacattaaaaaaaaagtaagtgGACCTAACCCATTGAATCAGAACTATATCTACTATTCTGATATTCAAATTCGATATAGAtgaaatttatctttttttttagaCTTCTTTTTGATTTGTACTTCGTAAGAATTAGTCGATATTTACGATTAAATCCTCCCGTTCCTCAAGATTCTAtaggaatatttttatatttccttGTCTTACCAAGTTCCATATTAGTCAGATtagtaaacaaataaaaaaagagagcaAATTACTAAAAGAatgaataaaaaagataataatatatatatatatgaagaaATTCGTCCACCCCCAATATATTTTATGGCCTCTCCCATAAAAAAACTTAAGATACCAATTCCATTTGGAATTGCATCAATTACTTGTCTATCAATATAATGATTTATTTTAGCGAATTTTCTTACATTTGTAATGAAAAAACTTCCATAAAAAGCATCCAGATAACCACGATTAGATGACCAATCATATATGGCATTGATTattttttctagaatttttGTTTTACGaacatttttttcaaatatattttttaagttcaaATTTTGTAAAACCGAATAAACGGGCTTATAGATAAAAGACGCTATAAATATTCCGAAAAAAGACAGACTGACCGAAAAAGTTGCATTTGttaaaaattcaaaccaatcgaaagaattttgaaaattttgatgcaaCAGGTCTATAGAAGGGATTAACAATTTGGATAATATATCCAAATTTGTTCCTTCTTGGCTAAAAGAGATTCCTATTACTCCAACCAACAAAGtaaataatactaatataaACATAGAAAAAAGCATAGTATTGGTGGATTCATGAGGATAAAAAGGAGAAGGCTTTTTAGTATCAAAATGAGTAGTATCAATAAGAAGACGTGTTATGCTTTTGACATTTTGATTAATTCTATGGAAATATGCCCTCttgttaaaaaaaagatatttctGGTCATTATTTATTAATGTTAATAAAtctattaaataaaatcttttgtttactttttgttttctttctttaccCCACAAAGATATTGAatataatgaatttttttttttgccattgaGATTTTGAAAATGAACATTGAAATATCCTTCAAAAACAAGTAAATTTAGTTGTTAGAAATCCGCAAACCATTCCCACTTTTGGTCAGAATTTCTTTGAATATGTCCTCGAATTCATTCGAGATGTAAGTAAAACTCAGATTGGGGAAGAATATGGTCCGTGGGTTCCCTTTGTTGGAACtatgttcttatttatttttgtttcaaattgGTCGGGGGCTCTTTTGCCTTGGAAAATAATACAGTTACCTCATGGGGAGTTAGCTGCACCCAAAAATGATATAAATACTACTGTTGCATTAGCTTTACTTACATCAGTAGCATATTTCTATGCGGGTCTTTCGAAAATCCCTCCTATTTGAGtaatcttattattattagaagaacatgaaatttcACCTTAACGACGAGACCTATTATCATTTTTCGCATGTCCTCGGAAGTTTAGAGTAGGTGAAAATTCGCCCAATTTATGGCCTACCATACGATCTATTATATAAATAGGTAAATGTTCTTTTCCATTATGGATAGCAATGGTATGGCCAATCATTGTGGGGATAATGGTAGATGTTCTGGACcaagttattattatttctttctcCGCTTTTGTGTtaagcttttttatttttctcgaGTCGATAAAAACCTAATCTAATAATCCTAAACAATATAATATAGAACAATATAATAGAAATCATAGAATTCATTTTAGAATACTTAATCCCtcccttttcaattttttttttccaaattcaaaattatcaaaattatatatatagatttcTATTATATTAATAGGGAGAATTCGAATTTACAAAGGTGGGAGAGTTTACACACCACCCCTTCTTATTTGAGAATACAATTGGAATACGTAATAAAGCTAGTATATTTATTAAACCTGCACAAATCTAACTTCCGTTGCTATAGCTAGCCATATATCTAGTATCCAGATTAGATACATGTCTCTTCCTTTTATAGCAGTCCTATTTATTCGGTACAGAGCATGTCGTAGTCAATTTTTCAATTTctattgaatttattttttcaagaaAAACTTCTTTCAATTATGGAAGCACGAGAATCTTATTTCAAATTCTGGTATATACGTATCATATGCGGAATACGGATAAGATACCCGATAGATATTATCTCTGTAACAATTTCTAGTTATATTCTAGGGTTTACATATACTGACAGTTACTGTTATAATTAAAATGGAGAAggttttttgaataaaaaaagcaatattgataaattttgtatcaaattgcatttttttttatctcataACGACAAAACCATCTTCTCATTTCGATTTCAAGAATTGTTCAGGAATTGTATAGTTAACGGTTTCGTTTTGTCCTTCCATTATTGCGTTTGTCGATCAAAGTGCATAtctctttttcaataaaaaaaggGTATTCTCATATATATATCGTTTTGGCGGCATGGCCGAGCGGTAAGGCGGGGGACTGCAAATCCTTTTTCCCCAGTTCAAATCCGGGTGTCGCCTGATCGACAAGAGAATTGAATTTTGaccttttaattaaaaaaatgagaggAAAAACGAATTTATCTGTAATGTTTTCCGACTCTACTAGAAATCTGATCAAAACTTGTTTGATGTTCTAATAGAATTTATTGAATTGTTTCGTGTTAATATAATAGTTTTAGTGCAGAATCGAATCCCCCTTTGACTCTGTACCAGcgatttaaataaatatatatagttattataGTTTCTAGTATTC
The genomic region above belongs to Arachis stenosperma cultivar V10309 chromosome 5, arast.V10309.gnm1.PFL2, whole genome shotgun sequence and contains:
- the LOC130981975 gene encoding 30S ribosomal protein S11, chloroplastic is translated as MAKPIPKIGSRKNGRIGSRKHARKIPKGVIHVQASFNNTIVTVTDVRGRVISWSSAGTCGFKGTRRGTPFAAQTAAGNVIRTVANQGMQRAEVMIKGPGLGRDAALRAIRRSGILLNFIRDVTPMPHNGCRSPKKRRV